From the Mobula birostris isolate sMobBir1 chromosome 22, sMobBir1.hap1, whole genome shotgun sequence genome, the window aatgttagaactccaaagatccccccaccctcccatgcacaagcagcaggtAAAGCATCAATCTTCCCCCTCTTCTTCCCCACACTTggtccagcaaaaacatcaacccctcaGCACCCAGCATGCAAGCTAGAATGCTGGAATATATTGTGCAACATCTAATAATAGAAAAATCTAATAATAATAGAATAAACTTCTGTTGCTGGACATTTCAGCTAAGTCCTAAAGGATAATGTTCCACACTTTAATATGAAAATTAGTATTACCTCACTAATGTGGTATGGAAATAGAGGAACAAGTGAAGAACAGAATTTCTATGGAAAACCTACAGACAAAGAATTATTATTAGCCATAATTTTTCTCGACTGGAAGTTATTAGATCAGATTGGTGACCATAGCACTTTGGGAGCTAATAGTTCTTATTTTCTTCCATTCAAGCCTAGGTCTGCACCATCAGGATGAGGACTCCATGCATTTCTCCCTTCCTCCCCCTGTCAAAGCAATTGCTACCGCAATGCTGCTGCCTGATTTGCAGACACTTCCAGCCTGTGTTTCCTGCCTTTGTTTCATACTTCCCACCCCTGCTGCACTGAGACACAAGATAAACACTATTCAACCTTGAGGAAAAGTACCCCTCCCAGTCCAGAGGGCAATACATCAGGAGGGTATGCTGGCATCATTCCACCTGCAACTTGGACGTGATGCACAGATTCGGACGGATGGCCACCAATCAATTACTTATTGGAAGAAAACAAACTTTAAATAGTTTGCAAATGATAGAGGTAAATATTTTACTTTTGTAGCAGTTGTTGGCAATCTCGCAGATAAACATGGTCAAGTAAAGCAGTACTTCATTTTAACATCTTTGCATATATACTGAAGCAAAACTTTGCATCATAACTGCTCCCAAATCTATAAAGTGGAAGCAACATCACAATCATGTGGTTTTCCAGTCTTGGGTCCAATCGATCTCTAGCAATAATATGCCCAAGGGTATTGTCTTCAGGTTGGATCAACCAATGGGCTGCAATCTCTTTAGGTTGGGTCTACCAATGGGCTGCAACGTCCTTAGGTTGGGTCTACCAATGGGTTGCAATATGTGCCATGACATCGTCAGGATGGGTCTACCAATGGGCCACGATGTTGACAAGGATCTGCAGAGCAATGGATACGCAGGGAATTTGTCCAATGGTGTAAGCTAGTGAACGGGTCGGAGCTTTCAAAGCACACAGGTAGGCAATGCTATGGACCAAACGAGCCACAAAGAAGACCAGAAAATGGATGTGGGCAACGTAGAGGTTGGGCTCCATCAGCGAGTAGACAGCACCAAGGAACAAGAAAGGAAGGATGTTTTCCATATCATTGCGATGTGTTCTGttggagaaggaaaataaaatcaaattgcTATTCATTCAATGCACCAGCATAAAAGCCTTTTGAACACCTCTATCGTAATGCCTCCACCATCCCATAAAGTGCAGTCAAAGCTCCCACCCATCcattcgttatgtgctgtgttgaaTGATGTAGGCAACTGTGGTCTTTCcaggaccatgattgttcttggcaaggttttctacagaagtggcttgccattgccttctctggGCAGTGTTCTTTaccagacaggtgaccccagccattatcagtactcttcacagattgtctgcctggtgtcagtggtcacataaccaggatttgtgatctgcactggctgctcatacgaccatctgcCACCTGCTCCCTTAGCTTCACAAGACCctgatctgggggggggggggggggctaagcaggtgctacaccttgaccaagagagcatgacctaggtattgggggtcctcgatgatggatgctgctttcctgtgacaacactgtgtagatgtgcttgatgatggggagagcttgaccagtgatggactgggctatatccactactttttgtagaattttccattcaaaggcatcacAGCCAGTCAatagactctccaccacatatttatacaagtttgtcaaagttttagatgtcatgctgaaactTCCAGGGAAGTAGAGGTgcagctgtgctttctttgtagtttAACTTATGGGCTGGACCCAGGACCGGTCCTCTGGAATGATAATACTAAGAatttaagttgctgaccctctccatctctgataccTGACGAGGCCTGGTCATCAGACAGCCGCAGGGTGCACTACCATGTGATAACAAGTATGGCTTCCAGTCAGAAAGTTGGGAAACCTCTGGTCCAGACACCCCATTTTCCCATTACTTCCCCAATTCCCATTTTTTGTCACTTAATCTGTCCTTGTTACAATATCTACGCAAGTTCATACCTGAAGGGAAGTGGCCTGGATTATTATTCAAGCTCTCTAAGCAAGCCCCCGGGTGAAAGGACAAATTAACCCTATTTAGATGCAAGACGTGGCCTGACAAAAGCTGAACATGACTGAATGCCCAGTACAGATATTCCATTTGATTGATGAATACTTCTACAACCCGAGTTTCCTTCATGTCTAACAAGGCAGGAAGACGTTCATTTGGCAGCGtggcaagacaaaaaaaaactaaagtcTAAATTGTATCGGTCACACCCACAGTTAAGAAATGCATTCGGTTTCTGGAGATGTGACAACCAACGCCGATCACTGCCAAATGAATGTCTTCTCTACActtattatctttaccttttattccaaCAGAcgcatacaagctttgtactccccaaattttgtttttttaaggcctcccactttccaagtacacctttgccaaaacgcagcctgtcccaatccacacctgccagatcatttctggtaccatcaaaattggcctttctccaatttagaacctcaacccacgGGCAGCCCTGTCTTTTTGAATATCTACTTTGAAACTAacggcattgtggtcactggatacaaagtgttccaTTACAAACTTCTGGCACCTGCCCGGTCTCATTCCCTAAAAGCAAATCCAGTATCGCATGCACTTTCATTGTGACTTCTAtaaactgatgaaggaaactttcctgaacacatttgacaaactctatcccacctTCTCCTTTAACAgcatgggattcccagtcaatatgtggaaagttaaaatcacctactataacaactttatatttcttgcaacagtctgtgatcgcTTTACAAATTTGTCCCTCTgaatccctaggactgttgggtggtctgtaatatagccccattaacatgctcatacctttcttatttctcagttccaaccACTTCACCTCACAAGTCAAGTTCTTCAGTCTGTCCAAACAGAACACTACCGTGACATTTTTCCTGAATAATAGTGCCACCTcgcctcctttaatccctcctgcgctgtcatgtctaaaacaatggaaccctggggtactgagctgccagtcctgtccctcctgcaactcactaatggctacaatgtcatagttCCAGCTGTTGATTCATGCCCCGAGCTCATCCACCATTCCTATGATACTTCTCGCATTGAAATAATTCTTCACTATGATACTTGCGCATGCAGCTCAGAatactagtcacaccatgctcaaccttttgattcctgacattgtctgaggtcttaccaacatctgcctcctcaACTTCTCTACcaactgttctggcactttggtccccaccccccacccccgcaactcTCGTTTAAACCTCATCATGCAGCtgtaacaaaccttcccacttgcTGAGTCAAATTGCTTTTGAACTCTTTAATCCTATCATTGAGCAAATCTATACCCCTACTTACCAAGGGTAACAGATTCTCATTCAGGCATCAGTTTTGTATACCTCATCGAAAATGAAACCACCACAGGGTGGTTTCATTTATGTTTAAAATAAGTGTGTACCTTGATTGGCAATCATCTTCAAAAAAATTCTCGTGTGCTGTGGTAATTTTGAGCAGATATTATCATTGATTAGTAACTTAGTAGCAATAATTATGCACTTTAATGAAAAAGAACGAGTCCTGTTGCTTATTTACTTGTAATCTCTGACTTAGTATTAATTAAAAAAATAACTGAGGCAGATTGAAATcaatgaagcattttagaaaacctgctCAAAAATTAGCAATCTTTTTAAATGGCAATTTAGAAATTGTTATTTTTAATAGTATTGTTACTATACCTCAAAGACAGCACAAGAAATGTGAACGTGAAGTTATAAGATTTGGCGCATATTCATAATAGATTGAGGAAAGGAAATTAAACGTATTTTACCTCCAGTGAGACTTCTGCTGCCGCACAAACGATGACAAATATTTTATATCTGGCTTGTATTGGTTGTTTTGAGAGCTATGTATGTATTGTTTTCCTCAATAAGTCTACTCCTATAATTCAACTTGACCAAGCTCATCATTGAGAACAATGACTTACATGGATGTTCATGAAGGCACTAAACTACATACCATATTTACCATTATTATTGGTATTATTACTGGATATTACTGAATATCCAATGTTCACAAACAATGACAGAAAAAAAGTATTAGCAGAATGAAGCcaatgcctctgtcccaactgtTTACTATCCAAACATCCTGTACCAGATCAACAAGGAATTCAAAATGCATCGTCCAACATCACTTGTTTTCACAGCATCTACCTGGTGCTAAGATGCTTCCTAtgaaaacatctcactgctcTAGGGTTGTAAAAAAATCATTCACTGCTTCACTTCACAGTAACAATATCAGAACGTTATCTTTTTGTTATGGATGGGGTTTAAAGAATTAAGTGGTAATCCTATATGGTATGTGACaactatttttttaaaacacattCACCAGCCCTGGAGGCAATATTTCATAGTTCCTGCCCAAGTAAGCATCCTCCTAAATTCACTCCACGCCCTCTGTAATGCTATCACCATTCTTCCAGCAGCAAGATGAGCTAAACTGCACATGAAACCTCAAGCTATGGTCCTGTTAACTTTTATTTATACCCATTATGACTACAGTGCTCCTGTATTCAATGCAGAGTCCACTAAAAAGAAAAGTTTGAGTCCGTTTAAGATGAAGAtccctcttttttaaaaaaatgattagctttatttgtccatGTACACTGAAGCATACAATAAAATACATCATTTACATCAACAACCCCTACagaccaaggatgtgctgggggtcagcccacaagagtcaccatgc encodes:
- the ptges gene encoding prostaglandin E synthase; translated protein: MDRAVFSCFSFYSTLLILKMYSVAVISGQLRLRRKAFANPEDALRHGGLDFHRTDPDVERARRTHRNDMENILPFLFLGAVYSLMEPNLYVAHIHFLVFFVARLVHSIAYLCALKAPTRSLAYTIGQIPCVSIALQILVNIVAHW